A portion of the Nitrospira sp. genome contains these proteins:
- a CDS encoding sulfatase-like hydrolase/transferase — protein MKRDTDQVASISRRDLLRMSGFGAIGLSLGLGSVAQSLASSRRAVHSPRSSSGPYNILFLLTDQERFFRAGELPSGYRLPAHERLMKQGTTFLNHRINSCVCTPSRSVLYTGQHIQHTRMFDNTNFPWISSLSTDVRTVGHMLRDAGYYTAYKGKWHLTKEFETVNKLSAPTKIFTQEMEAYGFSDYFGVGDIIAHTQGGYLHDGIFAAMGGSWLRGKGRELAAEGKPWFLAVNFVNPHDVMFYDTDAPGSPVQAKRGLTHVARDPADPLYAKQWNFTLPPNHAQPLDASGRPPAHRDFLRSHDALVAPIPNEEARWRRRHNYYLNCLRDVDRNIATVLSELDASGLANRTIIILTADHGDLDGAHQLHAKGAASYREQNHVPLIICHPAYAGGTRCPAVTSHLDLAPTLLRFTGIPEDRRVKIAKDLPGKDLSVLLADPERADVHTVREAALFNYNMLAYLDGDFLYKAVEYIHQGGKPAELKAAGIVPDMTKRGAVRSIYDGRYMFARYFSPKQHNRPTSLEDLYRFNDVELYDLQSDPLEMNNLAMSGKQHHELVVAMNEKLNRHIDAEVGEDRGQMLPGGVEAGWEVTPETMAP, from the coding sequence ATGAAAAGAGATACGGACCAAGTTGCTTCCATATCGCGTCGCGATTTGCTGCGGATGAGCGGCTTCGGAGCGATAGGACTTAGTCTGGGCTTGGGCTCTGTTGCACAGAGCCTGGCTTCTTCGCGCCGCGCCGTCCACAGCCCCAGAAGCAGCTCGGGCCCATACAACATTCTTTTCCTTCTGACCGACCAAGAGCGATTTTTCCGCGCCGGAGAACTCCCGAGCGGCTACCGATTGCCCGCCCATGAGCGGTTGATGAAACAAGGCACGACGTTCCTGAATCATCGAATCAATTCCTGTGTCTGTACCCCCTCGCGATCCGTGCTCTACACGGGGCAGCACATCCAACATACCCGCATGTTCGATAATACCAATTTCCCGTGGATCAGCAGTCTGTCAACCGATGTCCGGACTGTGGGCCACATGCTTCGGGATGCGGGGTACTACACCGCCTATAAAGGCAAGTGGCATTTGACCAAGGAATTTGAGACCGTCAACAAGCTGAGCGCACCGACAAAGATTTTTACCCAGGAGATGGAGGCCTATGGCTTTTCCGACTACTTCGGGGTGGGCGACATCATTGCGCATACGCAAGGCGGATACCTCCATGACGGTATCTTTGCGGCGATGGGCGGCAGTTGGCTGCGGGGGAAGGGACGAGAGTTGGCTGCGGAAGGGAAGCCCTGGTTCCTCGCGGTCAACTTCGTGAATCCCCACGACGTGATGTTTTATGACACTGATGCGCCTGGCTCTCCCGTCCAAGCGAAACGAGGCCTGACGCATGTGGCGCGTGATCCGGCCGATCCTTTATATGCGAAGCAGTGGAACTTCACGCTTCCGCCAAATCATGCGCAGCCGCTGGATGCGTCGGGCCGCCCGCCCGCACACCGGGATTTCCTCCGTTCACATGATGCCCTGGTCGCGCCGATCCCGAACGAAGAAGCTCGCTGGCGGAGACGGCATAACTACTATCTCAATTGTCTTCGCGATGTGGACCGGAACATTGCGACCGTGCTGTCCGAGCTCGATGCATCAGGACTCGCAAACCGGACGATTATCATCCTCACCGCAGACCACGGGGACCTTGATGGCGCGCACCAGCTCCATGCCAAAGGGGCAGCGTCATATCGGGAACAAAACCATGTACCGCTGATTATCTGTCACCCGGCTTATGCGGGCGGCACGCGATGCCCTGCCGTCACATCGCATCTCGATTTGGCCCCGACGTTGCTTCGATTTACAGGCATACCCGAAGACCGCCGGGTGAAGATTGCGAAAGATCTCCCGGGCAAAGATTTGTCTGTCTTACTCGCTGATCCTGAACGCGCCGACGTGCACACCGTCCGGGAGGCCGCGCTCTTCAACTACAACATGCTCGCCTACCTCGACGGCGATTTTCTCTACAAGGCTGTTGAGTACATCCATCAGGGGGGGAAACCCGCCGAGTTGAAGGCAGCAGGCATCGTGCCAGACATGACAAAACGAGGCGCGGTACGCTCTATCTATGATGGACGGTATATGTTTGCGCGGTATTTCTCACCGAAGCAGCATAATAGGCCGACGAGTCTGGAAGATCTCTACCGGTTCAATGATGTCGAGCTGTACGATCTCCAATCAGATCCCTTAGAGATGAACAACCTTGCCATGAGTGGCAAGCAGCATCACGAGCTGGTCGTGGCCATGAACGAGAAACTCAATCGACACATCGACGCGGAGGTCGGTGAGGACCGAGGACAGATGCTCCCCGGAGGAGTGGAAGCGGGATGGGAAGTGACGCCGGAGACGATGGCCCCGTAA
- a CDS encoding trypsin-like peptidase domain-containing protein, with protein MLWRLQVVAACVMIVGLPTPSSAGTFDQTAVLEQAKRATVGVLEDTQDPRTPEKPGRIAVRGTGFHLRDGYIVTARHAVEKNGPSGPTIAKIIHVLTSDLHELVAQLVGDSAYLDVVVYRLNEKDRPTLAASAPFATGEAGPGTDVFTVGYPLGWGPTMAFGRIGNANTFLQTVDTRLMQTDLSVCSGNSGGALFNAAGEVVGVMHAIIQTEKDELQGHCSRLAFAIPTTLAERMVNAALSGKPLAFSKLGIHMTTVKDGTKWRIAVKDVGEPAKSAGIQKHDLLIAIEETEILDAAQLKNYLIERTSPGQRVSVKIRRIDADLTFHVVLGGG; from the coding sequence ATGTTGTGGCGTCTTCAAGTAGTAGCAGCCTGTGTCATGATTGTCGGGCTGCCTACTCCATCGTCGGCAGGCACATTTGACCAAACGGCCGTTCTCGAGCAGGCCAAACGCGCCACTGTCGGCGTGTTAGAAGATACGCAAGACCCCCGCACCCCAGAAAAACCCGGACGAATCGCCGTCCGAGGCACCGGGTTCCATCTGCGCGACGGCTACATCGTCACCGCCCGTCACGCAGTCGAAAAGAATGGTCCGTCAGGGCCGACTATTGCCAAAATCATCCACGTCCTGACATCCGACCTGCACGAGCTCGTCGCTCAATTGGTCGGCGACAGCGCCTATCTGGACGTTGTCGTCTATCGGCTGAACGAAAAGGACCGGCCCACGCTCGCCGCCTCGGCTCCCTTCGCTACCGGCGAAGCCGGACCAGGCACGGATGTGTTTACCGTCGGCTATCCGCTGGGCTGGGGACCGACGATGGCGTTCGGACGGATCGGCAACGCCAATACCTTTCTCCAGACGGTCGATACACGCCTCATGCAGACCGACCTGTCTGTCTGCAGCGGTAATTCAGGCGGAGCGCTCTTCAACGCCGCGGGCGAAGTCGTCGGGGTGATGCACGCCATCATCCAGACGGAAAAAGACGAGCTCCAGGGTCATTGCAGCCGCCTCGCATTCGCCATTCCGACGACGCTGGCGGAGCGCATGGTCAACGCCGCGCTGAGCGGCAAGCCCTTGGCGTTCTCGAAGCTCGGCATCCACATGACGACCGTGAAGGACGGCACCAAATGGCGGATTGCGGTCAAGGATGTGGGAGAGCCGGCCAAATCGGCCGGCATCCAGAAGCATGATTTATTGATCGCGATCGAAGAGACCGAAATTCTGGATGCGGCTCAGCTGAAGAACTATCTGATCGAACGGACATCGCCAGGGCAGCGCGTCTCGGTAAAAATCCGCCGCATCGACGCGGACCTCACCTTCCACGTCGTGTTGGGAGGCGGATAA
- a CDS encoding SGNH/GDSL hydrolase family protein: protein MADRRGTALGMLFLVVAGGLAVIGVDLLTFVLPSSPRTGMSGTWEPAKLGWIAALCLLAAGFWAANAMSLFRHHSRRWTIAEDWSLSSGLLWLTPVLLSVLVYYPIPYFNHHIDKFVLAVGLLLAWAAWRCVHPASLEWMLRTGVYRWLRVVMVNAVVFLLVAEASLRVADPLLARSGLFGSDHDTPGGGIPHQVTDRSGMKTNSLGFRDRERTIERKSSAWRVVAIGDSFTWGAGARYDEAYLTVVERALAGEGPGVEVINLGMVGYQPEEYYALLKDHGIVYGPDVVLVNFFIGNDFMPAQGAQMVVAGLRHRVHVNGNWFHDRLSWDHWYLSHDLAYIRVLGEAWLRRIQSEPDLGMFASDPVPAASDGPQAFAGWSPRYVRMIQGMRDQYLKADSPLFLARWNETKAALEQIDGLLRARAVPWVLVLLPAEEQVDPRLQRLYVDTSGVASTEYDFTKPQRLLSAWAGEKGLAVIDLTAAFAAEVTGRRLYVDNDIHWNAAGNALAAGTVLNELRLLLRRAKGAGSD from the coding sequence ATGGCTGATCGTCGAGGGACAGCGCTCGGCATGCTGTTCCTCGTCGTCGCCGGTGGTCTCGCCGTCATCGGGGTCGACCTGCTCACCTTCGTGCTGCCGTCCTCTCCGCGCACCGGCATGTCGGGCACATGGGAGCCGGCGAAATTGGGATGGATCGCGGCGCTCTGTCTGTTGGCTGCCGGATTCTGGGCCGCCAACGCCATGAGCCTGTTTCGCCACCACTCTCGCCGCTGGACGATCGCTGAAGACTGGTCCCTATCGTCTGGGCTGCTTTGGCTGACGCCGGTCCTCCTGAGCGTCCTCGTCTACTACCCGATTCCGTACTTCAACCATCATATCGACAAATTCGTGCTGGCCGTCGGTCTGCTCCTCGCGTGGGCCGCCTGGCGGTGCGTTCATCCGGCCAGTCTCGAATGGATGCTCCGAACCGGTGTCTACCGCTGGTTACGAGTCGTCATGGTCAATGCGGTGGTCTTCTTGCTCGTCGCCGAGGCCAGCCTGCGGGTGGCCGATCCCTTGCTGGCGCGGAGCGGCCTGTTCGGTTCCGACCACGACACGCCCGGAGGGGGGATTCCTCACCAGGTCACGGACCGATCCGGCATGAAAACGAACTCGCTCGGATTTCGAGACCGAGAGCGAACGATCGAACGGAAGTCTTCTGCCTGGCGCGTCGTCGCGATCGGCGACTCATTTACGTGGGGAGCCGGCGCACGCTACGACGAGGCGTACCTGACGGTGGTGGAACGGGCGCTGGCCGGAGAAGGGCCCGGTGTGGAAGTGATCAATCTCGGCATGGTGGGCTATCAGCCGGAAGAATATTACGCGCTGCTCAAGGACCATGGCATAGTCTACGGACCCGACGTCGTGCTCGTGAACTTTTTCATCGGCAACGACTTCATGCCGGCGCAAGGCGCGCAAATGGTCGTCGCGGGTCTCCGACACCGGGTGCATGTCAACGGCAACTGGTTTCATGACCGACTCTCCTGGGACCATTGGTATCTGTCGCACGACCTGGCCTACATCCGTGTGTTGGGCGAGGCATGGCTCAGACGGATACAGAGCGAGCCCGACCTGGGAATGTTTGCCTCCGATCCCGTCCCTGCCGCCTCCGATGGGCCACAGGCCTTTGCCGGCTGGAGTCCCCGGTACGTGCGCATGATTCAGGGGATGCGGGACCAGTATCTCAAGGCCGACAGTCCCCTCTTCCTCGCGCGCTGGAACGAGACCAAGGCGGCGCTCGAACAGATCGACGGACTGCTTCGAGCACGCGCTGTTCCCTGGGTGTTGGTGCTGCTGCCCGCCGAGGAGCAGGTCGATCCTCGGTTGCAGCGGCTGTATGTCGACACAAGCGGTGTCGCTTCGACGGAATATGATTTTACGAAGCCGCAGCGGCTGCTGTCGGCATGGGCCGGCGAAAAAGGACTGGCGGTCATCGATCTCACGGCTGCCTTCGCCGCCGAAGTCACCGGCCGCCGCCTCTATGTCGATAACGATATCCATTGGAACGCCGCCGGGAATGCATTGGCCGCCGGGACGGTGCTGAACGAATTGCGGCTGCTGCTGCGCCGTGCGAAGGGAGCAGGGTCCGATTGA
- a CDS encoding pseudouridine synthase: protein MSIGASRDAPQTLAFHKPYGVLPCFTDPEHRPTLGDFIQIPGVYAAGRLDKDSEGLMILTSDGGLAHRITDPTAKLPKVYLVQVERIPEEAALERLRRGLRLGEKRTRPALARLLPEAPALPERPVPIRYRKHVPTAWLELTLREGMNRQIRRMTAAVGHPTLRLVRVAIGPISLDGLQPGQWRSLSPEESTALRQPVFDERRPGDFRRNPHG from the coding sequence ATGAGTATCGGGGCGTCACGCGATGCCCCGCAGACGCTTGCCTTCCACAAGCCGTACGGCGTGCTGCCCTGCTTCACCGATCCGGAACATAGACCTACGCTGGGAGACTTCATTCAGATTCCCGGCGTGTACGCCGCGGGTCGACTGGATAAGGACAGTGAAGGCCTCATGATCCTGACGTCGGATGGTGGACTTGCCCATCGCATTACCGATCCGACGGCGAAGTTGCCGAAGGTGTATCTGGTCCAGGTCGAACGGATTCCCGAGGAGGCGGCATTGGAGAGGCTCCGACGAGGTCTACGGCTCGGTGAGAAGCGGACCAGACCGGCCTTGGCTCGCCTTCTGCCGGAGGCGCCGGCGTTGCCGGAACGGCCTGTGCCGATCCGCTACAGAAAGCATGTCCCGACCGCATGGCTGGAATTGACGCTCCGGGAGGGGATGAATCGGCAGATCCGGCGCATGACCGCCGCGGTCGGGCATCCCACCTTGCGACTGGTGCGGGTTGCGATCGGCCCGATCTCGCTCGACGGTTTGCAGCCCGGCCAGTGGCGGAGCCTCTCGCCGGAAGAATCGACGGCGCTCCGGCAGCCGGTCTTCGACGAGCGTCGCCCCGGCGATTTCCGACGGAATCCGCATGGCTGA
- a CDS encoding DUF3015 family protein: MAVRGTRLLGIAVVTCALLSGACTVTESVKGTLGDISDFISSTTPGAWSKDGLLRAEHRQIVFATHNYDSVKRDIARGQGEHLASLGTLLGVAASRSQEFGLLAQARYTEVESPKTSPEDLLSSMRAIVQEHPELILVADAK, encoded by the coding sequence ATGGCTGTGCGTGGAACCAGACTGTTGGGTATCGCCGTCGTCACTTGTGCGCTCCTATCCGGCGCCTGTACCGTTACGGAGTCGGTTAAGGGAACACTCGGTGATATATCCGACTTTATTTCCAGCACGACGCCGGGGGCATGGTCCAAGGACGGATTGCTTCGGGCCGAACACCGGCAGATCGTTTTCGCCACCCACAACTACGACAGCGTGAAACGGGATATTGCCAGGGGACAGGGTGAACATCTGGCCTCCCTCGGCACGTTGCTCGGTGTGGCCGCGAGCCGAAGCCAAGAATTCGGGCTTCTCGCGCAGGCCCGCTATACCGAGGTCGAGTCTCCCAAGACTTCGCCTGAGGATCTCTTGAGCTCCATGAGGGCGATCGTTCAGGAACATCCGGAGTTGATTCTGGTGGCCGACGCAAAGTAG
- the mrtJ gene encoding JDVT-CTERM system glutamic-type intramembrane protease: protein MLNLLGLDRCPPFHRDAGFLLAAAGGPVVWAALALTTSLQPLHWSRLWSLPFLTVALWLPLVEELLFRGLIQGRLTQCSWGRRAIYDVTLANWATSVLFVAGHWFTHPPLWALSVLIPSLMFGFLRDRFQSTYPSIVLHCFYNSGYFILTGV from the coding sequence GTGCTCAATCTTCTCGGACTTGATCGTTGTCCCCCTTTTCATCGGGACGCCGGCTTTCTGCTGGCGGCGGCTGGAGGGCCGGTCGTTTGGGCGGCCTTGGCCCTCACCACGTCTCTTCAGCCCCTCCACTGGTCTCGTCTCTGGTCTTTGCCGTTTCTGACGGTGGCGCTCTGGCTGCCGTTAGTTGAAGAACTTCTCTTCCGTGGATTGATTCAGGGGCGACTCACCCAATGTTCATGGGGGCGGCGTGCGATTTATGACGTGACGTTGGCGAACTGGGCCACGTCAGTGCTGTTCGTGGCCGGGCATTGGTTCACTCATCCGCCCCTCTGGGCGTTGTCTGTCCTGATTCCGTCTTTGATGTTTGGATTCTTGCGGGATCGTTTCCAGAGCACGTATCCGTCCATCGTGCTGCATTGCTTCTACAACAGTGGATATTTCATCCTGACAGGAGTGTAA
- a CDS encoding DUF4136 domain-containing protein, translated as MSRRTIELVAVVLGFVLSACAPRVTIDYDRDVDFTHYRTYAWEKGTPVRNDLMDRRIVKAIDDQLTTKGYQRSEGNPDMYVTYHAALSEEIYYNTTSMGVGYGPGWGPGYGWYGRGAGWGMASGTSVTTPNTVVTGTLNVDIFDAKNKQMIWRGTGSDTVSQDPVENTEKIHEATAAMFEKFPPK; from the coding sequence ATGTCACGTCGCACAATAGAATTGGTCGCCGTAGTCTTGGGGTTCGTGCTGTCGGCCTGCGCGCCGCGAGTGACGATCGACTACGATAGAGACGTCGACTTCACGCACTACCGGACCTATGCCTGGGAGAAGGGCACGCCGGTGAGAAATGATTTGATGGACCGCCGCATCGTCAAGGCGATCGACGACCAGTTGACCACGAAGGGCTATCAGCGAAGCGAAGGCAATCCCGACATGTACGTCACCTATCACGCGGCGCTGAGTGAAGAAATCTACTACAACACCACGTCCATGGGAGTCGGCTACGGGCCGGGTTGGGGTCCGGGTTACGGATGGTATGGACGAGGCGCAGGCTGGGGAATGGCCTCAGGGACATCCGTGACGACCCCGAATACGGTCGTCACCGGGACACTCAACGTCGATATTTTCGACGCGAAGAACAAGCAGATGATCTGGCGAGGCACCGGGAGCGACACGGTCAGTCAGGACCCGGTCGAGAATACCGAGAAGATCCACGAAGCGACGGCGGCAATGTTCGAAAAGTTCCCCCCGAAGTAG
- a CDS encoding zinc metallopeptidase, producing the protein MTTKNLSERPMRWEGQQESHNVEDRRRMGPARVGGVGGLGLGGIVLVLAVSYFTGTNPLALLEMLGGVQSMSPELTQESAPTGPPSDELGKFASVVLADTERTWGQLLPALGGPYEEPRLVLFTGAVQSACGTASSAVGPFYCPGDHKVYLDLSFFNELSHRLGAPGDFAQAYVIAHEVGHHVQNLVGTAERVNRLQRRTSETEGNALSVRMELQADCYAGVWGHHAKRERNLIEPGDFEEGLRAAAAIGDDQLQRTSQGYVRPESWTHGSSEQRMTWLRRGLESGDPRTCDTFSGKGL; encoded by the coding sequence ATGACGACCAAGAATCTGTCGGAGAGACCCATGCGCTGGGAAGGTCAACAGGAAAGCCACAACGTCGAAGACCGTCGTCGCATGGGACCGGCGCGCGTGGGCGGCGTCGGAGGGCTCGGACTCGGCGGGATCGTCCTCGTGTTGGCAGTCAGCTACTTTACCGGAACCAATCCACTCGCACTTCTGGAAATGCTCGGCGGAGTCCAAAGCATGTCGCCGGAATTGACTCAAGAATCGGCGCCGACCGGACCTCCGTCCGATGAATTGGGAAAATTCGCTTCCGTCGTGCTGGCGGATACTGAACGGACCTGGGGCCAACTCCTGCCGGCGCTCGGGGGCCCCTATGAAGAACCGCGACTGGTGCTGTTCACCGGCGCGGTGCAATCCGCTTGCGGCACTGCGTCGTCCGCCGTCGGCCCCTTCTATTGCCCCGGCGATCACAAGGTCTACCTCGACTTGTCGTTCTTCAACGAACTGTCTCACCGCCTCGGCGCGCCGGGCGATTTTGCCCAGGCCTACGTGATCGCCCATGAGGTCGGCCATCACGTGCAAAATCTTGTGGGCACGGCCGAGCGAGTCAACAGGCTGCAGCGCCGGACGTCGGAAACCGAGGGCAACGCCCTGTCCGTCCGGATGGAACTCCAGGCCGACTGTTACGCCGGTGTCTGGGGTCACCACGCCAAGCGCGAACGCAATCTCATCGAGCCGGGAGACTTCGAGGAAGGTCTGCGCGCCGCGGCGGCCATCGGAGACGATCAATTGCAGAGAACGTCCCAAGGCTACGTCCGACCGGAAAGCTGGACCCACGGCTCCTCGGAGCAACGGATGACCTGGCTCCGCCGAGGGCTGGAGTCGGGCGATCCACGAACGTGCGACACTTTTTCCGGTAAGGGCTTGTGA
- a CDS encoding FUN14 domain-containing protein — translation MKEPLDDDPGGSSPAPRGFFETLMADGPWTAKSFVAVSVATVGALIAWVTNFASPDAARFGGSYLGGYFIGWAFRRFVRIAALIVGGTLASITLLKHSGWIDLDWGSVETQVGQAAASIQQGAQGLRQTLSGYLPSAGAGAVGAFFGFRKK, via the coding sequence GTGAAGGAGCCGCTCGACGACGACCCGGGAGGATCCTCACCTGCGCCGCGGGGATTCTTCGAGACGCTGATGGCGGATGGGCCATGGACGGCCAAGTCGTTTGTGGCGGTGTCGGTCGCCACGGTCGGCGCCCTGATCGCTTGGGTCACGAACTTCGCCTCGCCGGATGCCGCCCGGTTCGGCGGCAGTTACTTGGGTGGGTACTTCATCGGTTGGGCCTTCCGTCGATTCGTGCGAATCGCAGCGCTGATCGTCGGCGGCACCCTCGCCTCCATCACCCTCTTGAAACACTCGGGCTGGATCGATCTGGACTGGGGATCCGTGGAAACCCAGGTCGGCCAGGCTGCCGCTTCCATCCAGCAAGGGGCTCAAGGGTTGAGACAGACTCTGTCCGGATACTTGCCATCCGCCGGCGCCGGGGCCGTGGGAGCGTTTTTCGGGTTTCGGAAAAAATAG
- a CDS encoding S8 family serine peptidase, with protein sequence MPSRSVLNQATIPPDETMISSLIVKPQAGSKVASELDAFDAGGLTKKAGVPLSVVRRMSGGAYVLKLHKSVTLSEARAIAARLMHNDPSLHYVEPDRSMHPQTTPTDPNYGSQWHYFAPADATGGANLPTAWDVTKGSASVVVAVVDTGYVPHADQPASLLQGYDFITDPARANDGDGRDSNPQDAGNWVAANECGPGSLARDSVWHGTGVTGIIAAKMNNGLFGTGVAPNVTILPVRVSGKCGAVTSDMADGMRWAAGLAVAGVPANANPAKVLNISISDHNACSQALQDAVTDVISTGAIIVSATGNNGDATAIDEPANCAGVIGVAANAIDGDLAYYSNVSGQVAITAPGGLCGKLTTGNNCTDFVTSNGLGTYTIYNTGTTSPAASPGGDTSINGSGTSSSTPHVSGVAALLWSVQPSLTRAQILSVLQSSARAFPAGSSCASGGSVVGKCGAGLLDARAALDKLNASALPPAVTITTPSQVVAPAGTVSLAGMATAAAGKSITSYQWAQVTGGSVGTIANSNTANASFTAPATGTFTFRLTATDSSGLTGQATATVRVNSPPVLTPVGSQTVSQGSALDFTVGATDADGDTPTFVAVPPLPAGSTLSAAGQFSWPSATPAGNYSLAYFARDNDADSAQGTVNITVQADSSGPSVSPAPAASPAPPGDGGGGGCTLSADGRMDMMLPMLALLAVGLWAQRFKNRTGRK encoded by the coding sequence TTGCCCTCGAGATCTGTCTTGAATCAAGCGACGATTCCGCCGGACGAGACGATGATTTCGAGTCTGATCGTGAAACCACAAGCCGGCTCGAAGGTGGCGAGCGAGTTGGACGCGTTCGATGCCGGCGGGCTCACCAAAAAGGCGGGCGTGCCGCTCTCCGTGGTCCGTCGCATGTCCGGGGGAGCGTATGTGCTCAAACTGCACAAGTCGGTGACCCTGTCCGAAGCGCGGGCCATTGCCGCGCGACTGATGCACAACGACCCAAGCCTGCACTATGTCGAGCCGGACCGGTCCATGCATCCGCAGACGACGCCGACCGATCCCAATTATGGCAGTCAGTGGCACTATTTCGCGCCTGCGGACGCCACCGGAGGCGCCAACCTGCCGACGGCCTGGGACGTCACCAAGGGCAGCGCGTCCGTCGTCGTCGCGGTGGTGGATACCGGGTATGTGCCGCACGCCGATCAGCCGGCGTCGTTGCTGCAGGGCTATGATTTCATCACCGATCCCGCGCGCGCCAACGATGGGGATGGCCGCGATAGCAATCCGCAAGATGCCGGGAATTGGGTCGCGGCGAACGAATGCGGACCGGGATCACTCGCCAGGGACTCGGTGTGGCACGGCACGGGCGTGACCGGGATCATCGCGGCAAAAATGAATAATGGCCTCTTCGGCACCGGGGTGGCGCCGAATGTGACGATTCTTCCGGTGAGGGTGAGCGGGAAATGCGGGGCCGTCACGTCCGACATGGCGGACGGGATGCGCTGGGCGGCGGGGTTGGCGGTGGCCGGGGTGCCCGCCAATGCGAACCCCGCAAAGGTTCTCAATATCAGCATCAGCGACCACAATGCGTGCAGTCAGGCTCTTCAGGACGCCGTGACGGACGTGATTAGCACGGGGGCCATCATCGTGTCCGCAACGGGGAACAACGGAGATGCCACCGCGATCGATGAACCGGCGAACTGCGCCGGGGTGATCGGCGTGGCGGCGAACGCGATCGATGGCGATCTGGCCTATTACTCCAATGTCAGCGGGCAGGTGGCGATCACTGCCCCTGGCGGATTGTGTGGGAAGCTGACAACGGGGAACAACTGTACGGATTTCGTCACGTCCAACGGGCTGGGCACCTATACCATCTACAACACGGGCACCACGAGTCCGGCGGCCAGCCCAGGGGGGGATACGTCGATTAACGGCTCCGGAACCAGTAGCTCGACTCCCCACGTCTCAGGGGTAGCGGCGCTCCTCTGGTCTGTGCAACCTTCGCTGACTCGTGCGCAGATTCTCTCGGTCTTGCAATCGTCCGCTCGGGCATTTCCAGCCGGCTCGTCGTGCGCGTCAGGCGGTAGCGTCGTCGGAAAGTGCGGCGCGGGGCTCCTCGATGCGCGCGCGGCGCTGGATAAGTTAAACGCGAGTGCGTTGCCTCCGGCGGTGACGATCACGACCCCATCGCAAGTTGTGGCACCGGCCGGTACGGTTTCGCTGGCGGGGATGGCGACGGCGGCTGCCGGAAAAAGCATCACCTCTTACCAGTGGGCTCAAGTGACCGGCGGCTCGGTCGGTACCATTGCCAACAGCAATACCGCCAATGCGTCCTTTACGGCGCCGGCAACCGGCACCTTCACCTTTCGGCTGACCGCGACGGACAGCAGCGGGCTGACCGGGCAGGCAACCGCGACGGTGAGGGTGAACTCTCCGCCCGTGCTGACACCGGTTGGATCCCAGACTGTGTCCCAAGGAAGTGCCTTAGACTTCACGGTGGGTGCCACAGACGCCGACGGCGATACGCCGACTTTCGTTGCTGTGCCGCCGCTGCCCGCTGGGTCAACGTTGAGTGCCGCAGGGCAATTCAGCTGGCCTTCAGCCACTCCGGCCGGCAACTACAGCCTAGCTTATTTTGCGCGAGACAACGATGCCGACAGCGCTCAGGGTACCGTCAACATTACTGTTCAAGCCGATTCTTCCGGTCCTTCTGTCTCTCCCGCGCCTGCAGCGTCTCCCGCTCCTCCCGGTGACGGCGGGGGCGGCGGGTGCACATTGAGTGCAGACGGCAGGATGGACATGATGTTGCCGATGTTGGCCCTTCTCGCTGTTGGTCTCTGGGCTCAACGGTTCAAGAACAGGACCGGCAGGAAGTAA